One Ignavibacteriales bacterium genomic window, CACTAGAGTATGCGTTATCAAAGGATGCAATTTTGGCTAAGCCGCGGAGTAAAACAGAATTATCTCTATCGCCCTATTCATTGGAGAATATTCTTAGTGGAACAAACATAGTACTTCCTTCGCCAAACGGTTCTTCGCTCTCACTTGCAACGGGAGATGTCTTAACAATATGCGGCTGTTTGCGGAATTATAGATCCGTTGCTGAGTATGCCAACCGACATGGTGAAAGGATTTCTGTTATTCCTGCAGGTGAGAAATGGCCTGATGGCTCCATTAGGTTTGCGCTTGAGGATATCTTTGGTGCCGGAGCAATTTTATCTCGATTAAAAGGTAATCTGTCACCTGAAGCGGAGCTTGCTGTTAATATTTACCATTCATTACACAATAAAGAGACAGATGCATTATTAAATTGCATCTCTGGAATCGAGCTCGTCGAAAAAGGCTATGAAGTTGATGTTTATCTTGCCGCAGATATTAATGTAAGTGAATGTGTTCCTGTTTTAAAAGATCAGGCATACATTAGTGCCGTAAGCTCTTAATTCCTCTTCGCCGGTTCAACAAAAAGTTTCTTTCCTTTAAATGTCACCTTGTTCATTTTCTTGAGGACTGTATCTAGATACTTCCCTTCTATTTCTAAAAAGCTAAAATTATCATATATATCTATTGCCCCGATCGCGTTTCCCGGTATTCCCGATTCTCCCGAAAATGCGCCTACCAGGTCACCCGGCTTCACCTTTTTACTTTTTCCTATATTAACAAATAATCTTTCGGTTTTATTCTTAGCCAAAGGTTTAGATTGGATCTCCTGTTCTTCGAATGATTCACCTTCAAGGAGGATCTTTAAAAGCGCTGCAGCAATTTCTGCTGACGTGTAGTCTTCCTGCATTAGTTTTTCAAGGATCTCCCGATATTTAAATATTCCTTCGTCACCATCTATCACCTCTTTTATTTCTTCGATTATCTCCGTCGTTTTTATTGCCTGTACGTCCTTTACCGATGGGATGTTTTGTCTTACTATTTTTGTCTTTGAAAACTTTTCTATATCCCGGATCTTATATATCTCCTTGCCTGTTACAAATGTAAATGCTTTTCCCTCACGTCCTGCTCTTGCCGTTCGCCCGATTCGGTGTACATAATACTCTTCATCCTGTGGTACATCATAATTAAACACCACATCTATTTCATCTACATCTATGCCCCTAGCTGCTACATCCGTTGCTACCAAAATATCCAGCTCACCGGTCCTGAATTTCGACATTACCTTATCCCTTTGCTGCTGGCGCATGTCGCCGTGCAGTCCCTCGGCAAAATAGCCCCGCGCCTGCAAATGCTTTGCGAGCTTATCTACACCCCTTTTTGTATTACAGAATACTATAGCAAGCTCCGGGTCGTGGATATCAAGCAGCCGTGTCAGCGCTTCCAGTTTTACATTGGGCTTTACTTCCAGGTAGTATTGTTTGATCTTGGGAACTGTGAGTTCTTTATGAACGACCTTGACCATCTCGGGACTCACAAGATATTTTTTTGACAGGTCCAGTATTGGTTTTGACATCGTTGCCGAAAATAAAACCGTTTGTCTTTGCTTTGGAACATTCTTAAGGATCGTTTCAAGATCATTTCTAAATCCCATATCGAGCATTATGTCAGCTTCGTCTAAAACAACCATAAATACCTTATCAAGTTTTATGGTCTTTCGCATTATATGATCGACCAATCTTCCCGGCGTTGCAATTATGATCTGAACTCCGCTCTTGAGAGCTTTTATTTGCCTGTCGATTGACTGCCCGCCGTAGATTGGGACTATGCTGATTCCATTCTTATATTTCAGCAGTTCATTTATTTCCTCGGCTACCTGTATCGTCAGCTCTCTTGTAGGGCAGAGCACAAGAGCCTGAATTCTCTTCTCATTCTTAATATTTTCTATTATTGGAATTCCAAATGAAGCTGTTTTTCCCGTTCCTGTTTGAGCCTGTCCTATTATATCTTTCCCTTGCATGATGATTGGTATCGATTGCGACTGGATAGGGGTAGCTTCTTCGAATCCCATATCTTCGACCGCCTTCATTATCTCTTTAGACAGATCTAATTCCTTAAACTTAACTGTGTACATTGTTCTTTTTAATTATACAAAAAAAACCTCCGGTATATCGGAGGTTAAAATCCGTAACTCTGTTAATACAATATACGCAATACCGTTGCAAATACACAGTTAATAAGATTTGCTCATTATTATGCTGGGAAATAGGCTGTTTTTTCAAATTTCATTTTTAGGTATATTTATAAAATTCTTAAATAAAGTGTTTACCATTGAATTTCAGAAAGCTATTTCAACCTGACCCTGAAAAATACAGTGTTTCGAGGATAGAAGCACTTTCTGACGGTGTTTTTTCGATTACCATGACCCTCCTTATACTAAGCGTACAGGTACCCCCGCTTTCACCCGATGATAAGACCACCATACATAAGTTATTACAGGTACTTCCGGTTCTCGAAAACTACTTTATCAGTTTTATTGTACTTGGACTTTTTTGGGTCAGGCACCAGATGCAGTTCAGAGAGATACGCACATCCGACAGGAATCTGATGTGGATAAACATTTTTTTTCTCATGTTTGTTGCTATCATTCCATTCACGACATCGATGATGGTGGAGTACAGCAATAATCATATAAGCATCCAGGTCTATTGTTTTAACCTTATAATATTGGGTGTGATCCTGATCATTCACTGGGAATATGCGATCAGGAATCACAGGCTGATTGATGACAATCTCAACCTAAAAGAGCTAAGGTCAATTACAAAAGTTCAGATCTTAACACCTGCTATGTTTTTCTTCACGGCGGTGTTAGCTTTTTTTGATATTACGGTAGCTAAAATGAGTTTATATGTATTGCCGTTAATTTCGGCTATCTCAATAAAGACATATAGAAGAATAAGAAGAAAACATATATCGGAATGAAACTTATAGATGCCCGGCTTGTTTAATCTATGAATCAATTAAACTATCATGAAAAAATTATTTCTCATTTTTATTTTTGCGCTGTCGGGAGCAGCTTTCTCTACAAATATAGCTCTCTGCCAGAAAGTATATCCTGTAAAATATGAATCGCAGGCGGATATTAAGGTCTATATCGTTGATTATGAATCTCAGGCTGACCTCAATGTATATACGGTCAGGTATGAATCGCAGGCTGACGAGGACGGGCTATGGTATTTCGTAGATTATGAGTCCCAGGCTGATTTTAAGCTGTACTTCGTCGACTATGAGTCCCAGGCTGATCTAACGATCTACAAGGTACAATATGAGTCACAAGCCGGCTGGAACAATAAATCCAAGGCATACCTGCTGATGAAAAAGAATTAATATATGAGGATTTGTGCTGCTCAAACCCTGCCTGTTAGAGGTGATATGCAACAAAATACCAACGATCACCTTTCCTTTATAAAAAAAGCGCTCGAGCATAGAGCGCGTCTTATAGTTTTCCCAGAACTGTCATTAACCGGATATGAACCGTCGCTTGCCGGAGAACTTGCATCCTCTCCGGAAGATAAAAGGCTCGATGTTTTTCAAAATGTGAGCGATGAAGGTGAGATAATCATTTGTGTGGGTCTGCCCACCGGATCAAATGACGGTGTAAGAATAAGTATGGTGATCTTTTCGCCTGGCTCAGACAGAAGGATCTATTCAAAGCAATATCTTCATTCGGATGAACTGCCTTATTTCATAGAAGGCAGCGAGCAGATGATTCTTTCCCTCGAAGATAATCATATTACCCCTGCCATTTGCTACGAGTCATTACTCCCGGAACATTCCGAAAAAGCAAATGAGCTTGGTTCTGGGATTTACTTGACAAGCGTTGTAAAAAACAAGAATGGGGTTGAAAAAGTATTTGCGCATTTTCCCGGGATTGCAAAAAAATATTCAATGGATGTCATAATGTCTAACAGCGTTGGACCATGTGAAATTTTCGATTCTTACGGTACATCCTCTGCTTGGAATAAGGAGGGAAAGCTATGCGGGGAGATGGATAATTCTAATCCCGGTATATTGATTTATGATACTGAAACCGGTGAAACGGAGATCGAATACTTATGAATAAGCCAAAGAAGATAATTTTAGCCGGAGGGTCCGGTTTTCTGGGTGGTTGTCTGATAAAACACTTTTATAATTCCGATATTCAGGTTGTTGTGCTTTCAAGAAATCCAAAGTCTCCGGACAAAAACATTTTATATGTAAAATGGGACGGAAAAACATTGGGAGAATGGGCTAAAGAGATAGACGGTAGTGACGTTGTGATCAACTTGGCGGGAAGATCGGTTAATTGCAGGTATAACGAGAAGAACAGGAAAGAGATTATTAATTCAAGGGTAGATTCTACTGATATAATAGGAGAGGCAATATTAAGGTCAACGGATCCTCCTAAGCTATGGATCAATTCCAGCACAGCCGCGATATATGGTGATTCGGGAGATGAGATAATGGATGAGTCGTCTCCCGTGCCGGGCGGTTTTTCGCCCGGAGTTGCGAAAAAGTGGGAAGAGACATTCAATAATATTGTTACCCCGGGTACAAGGAAAGTTTATCTGCGTATTGGGCTGGTATTTGGAAAGGACGGGGGTGTGCTTAAGCCTTTCACAATAGTAACAAGACTTGGGCTGGGTGGAAAGTTTGGCAGCGGTAAACAATACATCAGCTGGATGCACGAATTGGATTTTTGCAGGGTTATCGACTGGGTGATAAAGAATGATACTGCGGAAGGAATGATAATATGCACCGGTCCGGAACCTGTAACAAATGTAGAACTAATGAGAACACTCCGCAAAGTTTTGCATGTCCCAATCGGCATTCCCAATCCGGCCTTTATGCTTAAAATAGGCACGAAGATAATCGGTACGGAACATGAGCTTATATTAATGGGGAGACGGGTTATTCCAAAATATCTGCTTGAACACGGGTTTGAATTTAAATATCCACATCTAAAAGAGACATTGGAAGATATATTCAAGAAATAATGGCAGAATACTATTATATATTAGATTGGTCTAAAGGAGACAACTGGGGCTCTCCGGATGATCCCATTTTCTTAGCTCATATTGAATATATGAAGGAGCTGAATGACAAAGGAAAGCTGAAATTTGGTGGTCCTTACGAAGACGGTACGGGGAGCCTGACAGTATTTGACTGTACTGAAGAGGAAATTAAAGCGATCATGGAAAATGACCCCGCGTTGAGAAACAATATAATGAAAGTGTCTTTGAAGAAAATGGATATTTTCTATCAGTAAAATCAATTGGAATATCTGCAACTTAAACGACTTAGCATCTATTGACATTTGAGTAAAAACTGTATAGTTTCCCCAAAAAACTTCTACCGTGAAATACCTTCTCGTTTTGATTTCCCTTTTATCTTTGACAGGCTGTGATGAATCAGTAAAGTACATTGAGCCGGATACAAAGCCAATGTGGCCGCAATTCGGCTATGACGGAACGCAGTCCGGTAATAATGCTTCGAACCATTATGTAGCTCCAGTCATGAACGGTACGTTTGAATGGAGTGATTCACTTCAACATGGAGCTTTAGGTGACGGCAGTGAATTTTGTGCAGACTCAAAGGGTAATGTATATTATCAGGATGATAATAGTCCTGGATCATTATATAAGTTTGCTCCTGATGGAAGTGTGATATGGAAACGGGATGGATTAACAACTTATAACTTTTCTGCAATATCTATGAACAAGGAAGAGACGCGAATTTATTTTCATGTAGATAATCCACCCGGGTTATATTGTTATGACAGCAGTGGGAATCAGTTATGGTCAAGACCGGGTGGGGCGTATAATAAAGTTATGCTGGATGGTGAAGGTCTAATTTATACTTATGTAGCTAATGGTTTTTCAGCCGTTAATCCGGATGGATCAATTAAGTGGACAAGTAGTAATATCAATTCGCTATCGGGAGTGTATAATGCGATGGATCATGAGGGGAATATTTATTTAAGTGGATCCAGGATTTCCAAACTTGACAAATATGGAACGCTCATATGGCAATATACTTTGGACACACTAAATTCATACGTGATCGGAATAGTAATCGATGGTTTTAATAATTTATATTTTACGGATTACAGAACTAAGCGTCTTTATTCGTTGGATAAAGATGGTAATATAAGATGGAAAAGGGATAATGTATTTGATATTCCTGTGATTAGTTCGGACAATATTATATTTGTTCAATCAGATTCGATTCGCGCACTTGATATTAATGGAAAGACAATCTGGAGTTCAGCTGCTTTAGAGAATCATTTCGGTAGAGCTGACAATATAATCTTGGATAATGAAGATAATTTATATTACCTGGTTGACACTTCCCCGATTTTTGTATGTTCACTTACAAAAGATGGAATAAGAAGATGGACTTACCGATCTGACCACGGTTCTACCTTACCAAATCCGGTTCTAACTTCAATTGGTAAGCTGATTTTTGCTCCAAAGAGAGGTTATAAAATAACATGTATCAATTAGTAATTTTTCTGATTTCTATTAAAAGTATATATACGTATCTAACCCTTTTCTCTTTGCTTTCATCTTTTCCTCACCCTATATTTCCTTATTTAAGGCGGGATTCGTCCCGACCTAATCAACCTACAAGCGGTATGCTTTCTTCTTAGAAAGTACAATCCGCGTTCCGTCCTTGACGGGATTAGAACATGTGTAAAATGGGAGATTATAAACCGTCTATGATCATCCCCCCTTTAACAAAGGGGGGAAAGAGGGGGGTTTTAGTGTCCCGAGCTTTAAATCAACCCATACTTGGAACATGTGTAAATTGGTACAGAAAGTGAGGAATCTTACCGTCCTTTAAATCAACCCACCGGCGGGAAGCCGCCTATGGAAGAGTGAATAAGTTAAATGTAGGCGGGCTTGGGCGTGTAGCTTCCCTCACCTCCCCATCCTCCCCCGGGGAAAGGGATGAAGCGAAAGTCAGAGGCTCAGCCGGAAGAACCGCTTATCCGGCTCCATCATTATGATAGCAATCCGAATGCTATATTTAAGCCTTAAAATTCCATTACTTTTTTAGTAAATTTCCTCCTATGACTAAAAGTGTGTCATTACATACCTTAGGATGCAAGCTGAACTACAGCGAGACCTCCACATTGGCAAAGGAGTTCGAAACGCGGGGCTTCCAGATACGGGAATATGGTGATGAATCTGATATATTTGTCCTCAATACCTGTTCCGTGACGAATAACGCCGATAAGGAATGCAGGCAGATCGTCCGAAGCATACTCCGCAATAATCCGGAAACATATGTGATCGTTACAGGATGCTATGCGCAGTTACAACCGGGCGAGATTGCTTCGATCGAGGGCGTGGATGTTGTGCTAGGCGCAAAGGAAAAGTTCAAAGTATTCGACTATGTAGATAGCTTCGAAAAAGGCGAGCCGTCATGTATTTACCGTTCCCCTATCGAGGAAGTAAATGATTTCCATTTTGCCTTTTCTGCGGACATTGATTCGCGCACCCGCGCGTTTTTGAAGATACAGGATGGATGTAATTACAAATGCTCGTTTTGCACGATACCGCTTGCAAGAGGCAAGTCAAGAAGCCAGCCGATAAACGAAGTAATAGACAACGCGAAGAGGGTGATTGATTCAGGGTATAAGGAGATTGTTCTAACAGGAGTTAATACAGGTGACTATAAATATCAAAATGGAAGATTGTACAGGCTGGTGGACGTGCTGTATGAGTTGGACAAACTGGATATAAAGAGAATTAGAATAAGTTCGATCGAGCCTAATCTTGTGAACCAGCAGATAATAGACTTTGCTAAGTCGTCGGATAAATTCTGTAATCACTTCCATATACCGCTTCAGAGCGGTGACGCGGAGACGCTGCAGGGCATGAGACGCCGGTACAAGAAGGAATACTACCGTGACCTCGTACACAGACTGAATGATGAGATAAAGGATGTTGGTATTGGTGTAGACGTTATTGTTGGATTTCCGGGTGAGACTGAAGAAAGGTTTCAAAACACGTATAATTTCCTTAACGAACTTCCTATTAGTTACCTGCACGTATTTTCTTACTCAGAGAGACGCGATACCGATGCGGCTGTGATGCCGGGAAGCGTGGACATTGAAGTGAGGAAAAAGCGAAGTCATATCCTAAGAAGGTTATCGGATAAAAAGAGGTTTGACTTTTACAGCAGGTTTGTCGGAAGTGAGCAGGAAGTATTATTTGAATCTGTGAAAGACGGCTACAGGGAAGGACTTACGACGAATTATATAAGGGTGAAAGCAGATTCCAAATTTGCCGAAGAAAACATGATAAAAAAAGTAACCCTTCTCGAAACAGACGGGATAAAGCCGGTCTTATGCGAAACTAAATCCGAGGTGTTCTACTAATGAGTGAGATACTAAAAGCAGAAGATATTAGCTTTTCCTATGGCAATGAAAGGTTCGCTCTTAAGGATGTTTCCTTTTCTATTTGTGAAGGTGAATTCGTTTCGATCATAGGCAGGAACGGCTCCGGGAAATCAACTTTGGTAAAATTGCTTTCGGGGATCCACACTAATACAAGTGGTAAGATCATTTTTAAAGATAAGGATATAGCAGAATATGAAAGGAAGGCTCTTTCAAGGAGCTTATGCTATCTCCCTCAGTCCGGAATAATGCTTACGGATAAGATAACCGTAAAAGATTTTCTGTTATTAGGAAGATACTCTTACAAGAATTTTTCGGAATTCAGGTATAATGAGGAGGATGAATCGGTTGTAAGTGAAGCACTGGATGTGGCAGGTATTATGGATTTTAGGGACAGGGAAATTTCCGAGCTTTCGGGAGGTGAGAGGCAAAAAGTTCTAATTACTCTTGCATTGGTGCAATTGAATTTAAAAGAAGATCTTAAGGAAAAATTATTGATCATTGACGAACCGCTGACATACCTTGACGTAAATTACCAGCATGAGATATTTTCGATATTGCATAAATTAAATTCGGAAAAAGGACTTACGATAATGGTTGTGATGCATGACCTTAGCCTCGCTCTAAAATACACTCATAAGACCCTGCTACTAGACAAAGGGAAGCTGGTATTCGCGGGCAAAACACATGACATAATTACGGAAGAGAATCTACGGGAATATTTTCTTATCAACTCGGCAATTATTTCCAATAACAATGAATTGTTAATTAACTATCTGCCAAAATTATAATAAAATGGATTATCAAAGAATTTTAGTAGAAAAGAATGATCAGACGAAGAAGATAATATTGAATCGTCCGGAGAAAAGGAATTCGCTGGACGAGCTGATGATAGAAGAATTGACCGACGCTATGAACAAGTATTCGAACGACGATGAAACTAAATCTATCATATTAACCGGGGCGGGAAGTAACTTTTGCTCGGGGCTCTTTCTCGATTATCTGCAAAAAATATCTGAGTATGACATATTGCAAAACAAAGATGATTCGAGAAAATTTAAAAACCTGCTCCTTGCAATTTACAATAACAGAAAACCAACAATTGCGATGGTGGAGGGTTACGCTTTGGCAGGCGGATGCGGGATAGCATCGGCATGCGATATAGTAGTAGCATCGGAGACGGCACAGTTTGGATACACGGAGGTAAAGATAGGCTTTATCCCGGCAATCGTAATGATATTTTTGATGAAGAGAGTGACCGAAGCGCATGCAAAAGACCTGCTTTTGACGTCACGGTTTATAATGGGGGAAGAAGCCCACAGGATAGGTTTTGCAAACTATTTAACAAATCCGGATGAGCTGGAAGGCTTTACAGATAGGCTTTGCGCGGGATTGAACAAATTGCCGTTAAGCTCGTTAAAATTAACGAAAGAGATGTTCGGGAATATATCCTCGATGAGCTTTGAAGCGGCGCTGGAATATGCTGTGGACCTGAATGCAATAACAAGGATGACAGAGGAATGCAAAAACGGTGTAAGCAACTTTTTAAACAAGGTAAACAAATAAATGAGCAAGCAGACTAAAAAGGCACCTCAAAAGCAGGAAAGTTCAAACCTTCCGAGAAATATACTAGTAGTCGTAATTTTGGTTATTGCGGGCTATTTGATTTATGAGTATGCGATAAAGAAAGAAGAAGTTGTTGTACCGCCCACGATCCAAAAGGAAGTGGATAAAGTACAGGAGCCACAGTTTAAGAAAGAGGGTGAGCTGACTTTTACGAAAGACGGTAAGGAAGTAAAGAAAATAGACATCGAGATCGCAGACAACGGTCCGGAGAGACAGCAAGGGCTTATGTATAGAAAGACCATGGATGAGGCAAGAGGAATGCTGTTTATTTTTCCGACAGAGGACCAGCAAGCTTTCTGGATGAAAAATACGATACTGCCTCTGGATATAATGTTTATAGGTAAAGATAAGAAGATCGTTAAAATACATAAAAGCACCACACCATTCTCAGAAAAGGACCTGCCTTCGGAAAAGCCGGCAATGTATGTAGTCGAAGTTAACGCAGGGTTTGCAGATAAGTACGGATTGAAAGAAGGGGATTCGATAGAGTTTACCTATCAGTAGTATTAATTTCGATACTTCCTTTTGTAAAATTCCGCGCGGTTTTGGTGCGCTGATGCTACTGCGCCGTAAGCCCAATTAATATCAAACTCATTTTCAGAAATATCCTTTTGCTCGCAGATGTCGAGACATTTTTCGGCATAGTCCAGAGCAAGGTCATAGCATTTTTTGTGTGTATAAATACGTGAAAGGAGGAGATACCCCGCAGCGAGACTGCTGTCGGAGCCCAGCGCTCTCCAATGATATACCGAAGCATGAGCAGCATTCAGCATTGCTTCATCTTCTTCTTCAGTACGCGCTTTCTTATCTAATAAAGTCCAGGATAAATTATAAAGCTCACCCGCGATTTCCCTATTGTAGCTGTCATGTTCCTCGTAAATGTTAGTTACGATTTCCATGGGGATACAATATAATAATTTTGAGACAAAAATGTACCTGAAAGTGCCGGATATAAAGAAAATATAATATATTCCTGTAAATATATATTTTTTTATAACTTATAGAAAATGTGTGGAGAGACGACCTTCGTTACGGATTGTAATTTAAGGCACTTAATAGTATTTTTGTTATTAAACGTAATATATGAAGACTGCTTACAAGAATCTAATTTTCCTATCAATTTTATTCATAACATCGATTTCTCTTTCCGGATGCGGGTATAACACGCTTGTTACAATGGAAGAGCAAGTAAACGGAGCGTGGTCCCAGGTAGAAAATCAATACCAGAGACGCGCAGACCTGATCCCTAATCTTGTAAATACAGTAAAAGGATACGCGGATTTTGAAAAGAGCGTATTAACGGAGGTCACCGATGCGAGAAGCAAAGTCGGACAAACCCAGTTAACAGCAGATGACCTGAGCGACCCGGAGAAATTCCAGCAATTTCAAAACGCACAGGATCAACTATCCGGAGCTCTGTCGAGACTCCTTGTGGTAGTAGAGAATTATCCGGAGTTGAAAGCAAACGAGAACTTCCTTCAACTTCAAGCACAGCTGGAAGGAACAGAGAACAGGATCGCGGTGGAGAGAAGGAGATTTAATGAAGCGGTTCAGGCAT contains:
- a CDS encoding LemA family protein, with translation MKTAYKNLIFLSILFITSISLSGCGYNTLVTMEEQVNGAWSQVENQYQRRADLIPNLVNTVKGYADFEKSVLTEVTDARSKVGQTQLTADDLSDPEKFQQFQNAQDQLSGALSRLLVVVENYPELKANENFLQLQAQLEGTENRIAVERRRFNEAVQAYNTEIRSFPTLITAGIFGFKEKQYFKSKEGSDQVPEVNFNK
- a CDS encoding PQQ-binding-like beta-propeller repeat protein, with product MKYLLVLISLLSLTGCDESVKYIEPDTKPMWPQFGYDGTQSGNNASNHYVAPVMNGTFEWSDSLQHGALGDGSEFCADSKGNVYYQDDNSPGSLYKFAPDGSVIWKRDGLTTYNFSAISMNKEETRIYFHVDNPPGLYCYDSSGNQLWSRPGGAYNKVMLDGEGLIYTYVANGFSAVNPDGSIKWTSSNINSLSGVYNAMDHEGNIYLSGSRISKLDKYGTLIWQYTLDTLNSYVIGIVIDGFNNLYFTDYRTKRLYSLDKDGNIRWKRDNVFDIPVISSDNIIFVQSDSIRALDINGKTIWSSAALENHFGRADNIILDNEDNLYYLVDTSPIFVCSLTKDGIRRWTYRSDHGSTLPNPVLTSIGKLIFAPKRGYKITCIN
- a CDS encoding carbon-nitrogen hydrolase family protein translates to MRICAAQTLPVRGDMQQNTNDHLSFIKKALEHRARLIVFPELSLTGYEPSLAGELASSPEDKRLDVFQNVSDEGEIIICVGLPTGSNDGVRISMVIFSPGSDRRIYSKQYLHSDELPYFIEGSEQMILSLEDNHITPAICYESLLPEHSEKANELGSGIYLTSVVKNKNGVEKVFAHFPGIAKKYSMDVIMSNSVGPCEIFDSYGTSSAWNKEGKLCGEMDNSNPGILIYDTETGETEIEYL
- a CDS encoding DUF1211 domain-containing protein; protein product: MNFRKLFQPDPEKYSVSRIEALSDGVFSITMTLLILSVQVPPLSPDDKTTIHKLLQVLPVLENYFISFIVLGLFWVRHQMQFREIRTSDRNLMWINIFFLMFVAIIPFTTSMMVEYSNNHISIQVYCFNLIILGVILIIHWEYAIRNHRLIDDNLNLKELRSITKVQILTPAMFFFTAVLAFFDITVAKMSLYVLPLISAISIKTYRRIRRKHISE
- a CDS encoding 2-phosphosulfolactate phosphatase, with the translated sequence MISAKNQYNVRCEWGLEGLKLLVPISDVVIIVDVLSFSTSVDIACSNGAKVYPCKWKDEKALEYALSKDAILAKPRSKTELSLSPYSLENILSGTNIVLPSPNGSSLSLATGDVLTICGCLRNYRSVAEYANRHGERISVIPAGEKWPDGSIRFALEDIFGAGAILSRLKGNLSPEAELAVNIYHSLHNKETDALLNCISGIELVEKGYEVDVYLAADINVSECVPVLKDQAYISAVSS
- a CDS encoding DUF192 domain-containing protein; this translates as MSKQTKKAPQKQESSNLPRNILVVVILVIAGYLIYEYAIKKEEVVVPPTIQKEVDKVQEPQFKKEGELTFTKDGKEVKKIDIEIADNGPERQQGLMYRKTMDEARGMLFIFPTEDQQAFWMKNTILPLDIMFIGKDKKIVKIHKSTTPFSEKDLPSEKPAMYVVEVNAGFADKYGLKEGDSIEFTYQ
- a CDS encoding DEAD/DEAH box helicase, with the translated sequence MYTVKFKELDLSKEIMKAVEDMGFEEATPIQSQSIPIIMQGKDIIGQAQTGTGKTASFGIPIIENIKNEKRIQALVLCPTRELTIQVAEEINELLKYKNGISIVPIYGGQSIDRQIKALKSGVQIIIATPGRLVDHIMRKTIKLDKVFMVVLDEADIMLDMGFRNDLETILKNVPKQRQTVLFSATMSKPILDLSKKYLVSPEMVKVVHKELTVPKIKQYYLEVKPNVKLEALTRLLDIHDPELAIVFCNTKRGVDKLAKHLQARGYFAEGLHGDMRQQQRDKVMSKFRTGELDILVATDVAARGIDVDEIDVVFNYDVPQDEEYYVHRIGRTARAGREGKAFTFVTGKEIYKIRDIEKFSKTKIVRQNIPSVKDVQAIKTTEIIEEIKEVIDGDEGIFKYREILEKLMQEDYTSAEIAAALLKILLEGESFEEQEIQSKPLAKNKTERLFVNIGKSKKVKPGDLVGAFSGESGIPGNAIGAIDIYDNFSFLEIEGKYLDTVLKKMNKVTFKGKKLFVEPAKRN
- a CDS encoding ABC transporter ATP-binding protein; translation: MSEILKAEDISFSYGNERFALKDVSFSICEGEFVSIIGRNGSGKSTLVKLLSGIHTNTSGKIIFKDKDIAEYERKALSRSLCYLPQSGIMLTDKITVKDFLLLGRYSYKNFSEFRYNEEDESVVSEALDVAGIMDFRDREISELSGGERQKVLITLALVQLNLKEDLKEKLLIIDEPLTYLDVNYQHEIFSILHKLNSEKGLTIMVVMHDLSLALKYTHKTLLLDKGKLVFAGKTHDIITEENLREYFLINSAIISNNNELLINYLPKL
- the mtaB gene encoding tRNA (N(6)-L-threonylcarbamoyladenosine(37)-C(2))-methylthiotransferase MtaB; the protein is MSLHTLGCKLNYSETSTLAKEFETRGFQIREYGDESDIFVLNTCSVTNNADKECRQIVRSILRNNPETYVIVTGCYAQLQPGEIASIEGVDVVLGAKEKFKVFDYVDSFEKGEPSCIYRSPIEEVNDFHFAFSADIDSRTRAFLKIQDGCNYKCSFCTIPLARGKSRSQPINEVIDNAKRVIDSGYKEIVLTGVNTGDYKYQNGRLYRLVDVLYELDKLDIKRIRISSIEPNLVNQQIIDFAKSSDKFCNHFHIPLQSGDAETLQGMRRRYKKEYYRDLVHRLNDEIKDVGIGVDVIVGFPGETEERFQNTYNFLNELPISYLHVFSYSERRDTDAAVMPGSVDIEVRKKRSHILRRLSDKKRFDFYSRFVGSEQEVLFESVKDGYREGLTTNYIRVKADSKFAEENMIKKVTLLETDGIKPVLCETKSEVFY
- a CDS encoding enoyl-CoA hydratase/isomerase family protein; protein product: MDYQRILVEKNDQTKKIILNRPEKRNSLDELMIEELTDAMNKYSNDDETKSIILTGAGSNFCSGLFLDYLQKISEYDILQNKDDSRKFKNLLLAIYNNRKPTIAMVEGYALAGGCGIASACDIVVASETAQFGYTEVKIGFIPAIVMIFLMKRVTEAHAKDLLLTSRFIMGEEAHRIGFANYLTNPDELEGFTDRLCAGLNKLPLSSLKLTKEMFGNISSMSFEAALEYAVDLNAITRMTEECKNGVSNFLNKVNK
- a CDS encoding TIGR01777 family protein, coding for MNKPKKIILAGGSGFLGGCLIKHFYNSDIQVVVLSRNPKSPDKNILYVKWDGKTLGEWAKEIDGSDVVINLAGRSVNCRYNEKNRKEIINSRVDSTDIIGEAILRSTDPPKLWINSSTAAIYGDSGDEIMDESSPVPGGFSPGVAKKWEETFNNIVTPGTRKVYLRIGLVFGKDGGVLKPFTIVTRLGLGGKFGSGKQYISWMHELDFCRVIDWVIKNDTAEGMIICTGPEPVTNVELMRTLRKVLHVPIGIPNPAFMLKIGTKIIGTEHELILMGRRVIPKYLLEHGFEFKYPHLKETLEDIFKK